The Sabethes cyaneus chromosome 3, idSabCyanKW18_F2, whole genome shotgun sequence DNA window GCGAATACAGAATGTAGGCAAAGCTTGCAATCGGCATTCATTCTTCTTAACCTTGCATAGTTCGAACAACATCCTCTGATACGATGCAGAACAAGGAAGAGAATGTACATAACCATTGCACCCACAACACAATTTGAAAATTGCCAGCGATTCCCCAATTGGTAACCACGCAGTTCACTATTGCACCACTCTCGGTTTCCTGACTTTTTGCCCGAACCTGGACAACGTCCACAAACGGAACAACAGCCGAAGCTAGAGACAGCAGACTACAAGCACAGCTTTGCTTGATGCTGCCTAGCCGTCATTCTGAATGGAAATTGGTTTGTCCGCTTTCCGCTCTATACGTACATGTTCTATCTAATGAAACAACATTCATTTCACCGTCGTCCGGACCATGCACTTGAGTAGCAGTCCCGCACAAAATAGTGGACAGCTTCCACTGTTCGAGCATCCTGCAAACACGGAACAGACTGACGATGACGACGTATCACGACTGTACTAGACCAGAATCAGTAAGCGCAACGGCCACGTGTTAAGCGACAAACCTGTGGTTGCATAGTCATGTCCCGGGCGGATGGAAACCACTCGACTGTGAAAGCATAACATCGGTCGCTCCCATTTAGCGAAAGGTGCGGGGGCTTGCGGTTTAGTTCGTTGCGGCCGGCCACCGCATCAATACATAGCTGATTCGGTCGAATACTGATCcaccgatgatgatgatgatggtcattCCGGGCGAATTGTTTCGGCTAAGGAGTGCGCACCAAGTTCGTTTGCTTAATTCCTAGCGGGTGAAGCGGTCCTTTCAACAACGGGCACCGCACCGGACGATAGCAGCAATAGCAGAACGTTCGCAACTCATCAAACTCAACGTTCGACGGGATGAAAGCTAAAGCGTCCTGATTCGACCGGTGCTTGATTGTGCCGCTGCCAATGGGCGGTGGTTTTCATTGAAACAATGTACCTACAGAGAGACAACTGTCGAAAGCACAAGTATCGAATGATGAGTGCTACGGTTCTTTCAAGTATTGTAAGCTTTGCATgttgtttgtgattagattgaGTGTACTTTTGTGCTATTTAATTTATTCAATTCCGGGATTGTACCACTCAACAGCGTAAAGACAGGTTGGATCTCATTGGTTTGGAAAAATTTGTCATTGATGACTTATTCTCAGAAAATTCATAGCCATAGACATGTTATACGTTATCATAAACGTTTTGGAATAATCCacgttttaaataaaaataaagagttTAGGAAAAATCAAAATAACACTCACCATACAGCCAAGATCTTCATCGCCGTACAAGCCGGGGAAATGCTTCTGCTCGCCACAGTTGAATGTCGTGTACGGTAGGTCCACCTTGGAGGTAAAGTTATCGTCAAAGTTCTTGTCATAACCCACCGGGTAGTATTCCTTGGGCGCGTTCATAACCTGCAAATCAGCATCATCAGCATGGGTTGGAATCGGGCGTCCACAACAACACAACAACAAGCATGCGTTCCCATGGTAACTTTCGCTCCGAGGAAACGCATCGAAAATTACTTACCTTATGCCCAGATCGCGTCGGGTAGCGTCGTGGTCGTGGAGTGGTGGACGTCGTCGTTGTGGTCGATGTCGACGTTGAGGTTGCCTGCTGAGCGGCCAGGATCTGTGCCTGCACGATTTGGGCCTGCtgtttttgctgctgctgttgggcgATGATTTCCTGCTTGCGAACGCGAATCGCTTCCCGAATGACCTCCACGCTGACGTTGGCAGCAGCGGCCAGCTCTTCCACGGTGTGGCCCATCAGATCAACACCGTCTACAACGGTCGTTCCCTTGACAACGTCGTGCCGCGGTGGGATGGTCACGATTGAGTTCTTTATCGCAGGCTCTGACAGTTTGTTATCGATTTGAATGACCGGACCGGTGGAGATACGGGACACGGAGTCGGGCATCGCATGGAAGGCCGGAACCTGCTGGACCTGGATGGAGGCATCCTTGTAGATGACATGCTGGTTGGGAGCGGTAGCAGTTATTCGGGACGGACGGTGAAAGGAGGAGGTCTGGTTCATAAGTTGATTCTGAAAGGAAATATCGGGCGTTTGAGGAGTTTTGAGGGAGAAACTGGTCGGTAACATGGGAGGGTTATATCTCACCGGTTCGGGGTCGGATTTGGGAAGAGGCTTAAAGGCGGGTACACCCAGTGGCAAAGAAGTCGCCTTCGTCATCAAGTTCGATGCCGGCGACACGTACGTTGGTGTTCCGGTTGTGGGCCGCTGGGGAGCCGCAATTGTGTTTGGAGCAAGTTTCAGCATTGGACGGACAGTGAGAGCTTGTGGTCGACTTTGCTGAATCGGAGGTGAATAGGAggactgaaataaaagaaaaaaacaattaaaaacttATAAAACGTTTGCTGGCAGTTTGTCGCATTGCACTGCACCACAGCTCTCACACGAGCTTAATTGTCCTATTTGCAAAATCGTTACTTGACAATGTCAGATAAACGCAATCCATTCGATTCAGAAGTGCATTCTTGACTCAACTGAGATGTGCATCCCCTAACCGACCGCACTCTGCCGGCAGTGACACTGAGCAAGTAGAAGAAATTGCATTTGCCGTGATTCGCATATTACAAACGAACGCCCTCCGGGGGACAAAATCCCAACCTCCTGGGCAATGTAAGCGAACAAGAGGAAAATAACCAACTGTGACTAGCGTGCCCAGAGCTTGGTATCGGATGGGGCATTAAAATTTATATCTCACTTTTATTTTAagctaaaatcaatgttttctCGATTTCGTGTAATCTTTTCCTAAAAATGTTTGTTCTCGaatggatgtcacatttgccttaACAGCCTCCGCCCTATTGTCACAACTTATCACAAAACTCATACCGCacaaacctcccccccccctaatTAATGGAagccattattgaatgatctTTTATTTTGCTTGCATTTTACTTAATCTAGTTTTAACACCGtcggttttgttttagtttaaaaataaaatgtttgtcacCGTTTGGACTGATTCTGTGTTATTTTGACGTGTTCTTTTTGCGTTATTTTTGTACCTTTTTGTCATTTGTGGCACAACcgtaacttttttttcttttttctttacttGTGTACTCGGTCATGAGGTAAAGAATTTTGGGAAGTGAGGAAGTGTTTGATTAATCTGATTAAGTCTGATCTAAGTGTCTGATTAAttgaatgaactggaaaattataTCGAAattaccaaaaatatatcgtggCGATGGCAGGTGAGGTTCGCACCcacgttctttcggttggtacccgaatgttttactaactaaactactgccttCCACTATATTAGGTAGCCTCATGCTCACtgcgcactatgggccagaaattaaaatttcgggacaaaaatatttgcggttaaacggcatatctcagctcaatgtgatctTGGGCAActttttgattgaaaaaataatgcatcttttgaaggggttgtccaatatttaggtgttactttaacaacaatttaagtaataacttttcgagtaaattcacctttttggtttcaaaatattaaaaataaaccaattttttcctaaaatcagtcatatcttattaattaatgcaaagaaggaaaacagtcttcagcaaaaatattcctcttttatgtgcaaaatgttgtctagaacagcacattgagctgtctgttgaaataaacatgttacaagaagaaatgtgatttgaggggtcgtttataaacaaaggtctatttctgaaaatgggtaaaaggtagaagtttcatatcttcagaaaaaatactttaaattggtttatttttaatACTTTGAAACCAGAAAGGTGAAAAaagatttactcaaaaagttattacttaaattgctgttaaagtaacacctaaatattggacaaccccttcaaaagatgaatcattttttcattcgaaagttgcccaagaccacattgagctcagacatgccgtttaaccgcaaatatatttgtctcgaaattttaatttctggcccacagTGCTGCGGTTACACGCCAGAACAGAGAAAGTTTTAGagtagagttctgaattgagagactggccatggcaactcagtagctcgTGAGAACTTGTCATGATTAAACCCGCGACACACGTTtcagtgagtgtcgttggtttaatgatgcgagtttttgagtgGCATGGCCAGTCTCTTAATTCAGAACTCtaaacccaccgtctaaaaaacaCGAGTAGGTACAAGGAGCACATGCTCGCCGACGCAGAGAAAagattcgccagcaacgacacacggagtttctacaaaacggtgagagGCAGCAATTGTGCCTTGCCTGTAatatgcaatgatagtgctggcaacctgtttactaacaaaacggtggaagcagccaggtggaaagaGCActcccaaatgtttatttttacttttattttatttattaactttctTCATCTTACCTTATGTCTAAGTGAAGATTCGAATGAAAAAGGCCGGTTTGAGTTGAGATTAAAAATGCCATTCTCAAATCGACACAAACACTTATGATCTTTTCTCGATTTATCGATTTAATATTAACATCTACTAATTAACTAAATATAAACCAGACATGAAAAACATTAAATTCACATCACATTAAACTAAAGTGACTAGAGTTTTTGGATGAATGAGGGTTTCATCAGCGTCGGCTCGGGAGCTGGCGAACTGATGGGACGGGATTATCCTAAAATAGCTGTGGTGTGAGTAACTGAGGAGTGCAAGGAAACACTCAGGACTGTCCGCAAGGCGCAGGCCAGATGTTAGAGTTGAACTCTTGgtcgtcaactgcggttgaggatcattcggaaagtcaaggctgatctcagcatcacggattgtgctttggtgaaaaaaaaactgaatactgactGCTTTACTGTACGGTGAATCCGTCTCGGAATGGatacaagtgttaccgagcaagtgggGAGCCAAACAAAAGCCTCAAACGATAAGCAAAGCCTAGAATCCGGTCTCGTGGGCTGTGGAGCGCATGTttctgactcgatgatgaataagcttcagagaacaaggaaaaaaaaacttcagagaaggccgatttcaaccaaacccaggggttaaattcttcatgctctggCACGTTGTAGGGTTTGTAGCAGATTAAAGATTCGTGTTCTGAGATGGataagaattcggagatacaGAGGGGTAGATGCCTCAGCAGGCGGGTTTTGCCCTTCAGTTAGTCCCACGATAACctgctacaatggacaatggacttcagttcatctcaaaagagctgagtgcaccaaattgtccccggATTCGTCTAGTATTGGAATACTAAGTGTTAGCCACGTGCCTGACGGTGCGAGCAATCCACGTCGAGGTTGTGCATTCGCTAAGCACAAGCTCACCCCGCGGCACCCCGCAAAGAATATACAGTGACCGTGGCACAAACTTCGTTGGTGCAAATCG harbors:
- the LOC128739257 gene encoding uncharacterized protein LOC128739257, with amino-acid sequence MNRLRVFNFMLFAFCFLCTFRQLESTCVLDSDFGFILNCAFKKSGLFRVRNLGGVKATFGLGLSVGDELGLAESLGNVEGSKRRALNVRTNVNNIGVLPAAKMPSSYSPPIQQSRPQALTVRPMLKLAPNTIAAPQRPTTGTPTYVSPASNLMTKATSLPLGVPAFKPLPKSDPEPVRYNPPMLPTSFSLKTPQTPDISFQNQLMNQTSSFHRPSRITATAPNQHVIYKDASIQVQQVPAFHAMPDSVSRISTGPVIQIDNKLSEPAIKNSIVTIPPRHDVVKGTTVVDGVDLMGHTVEELAAAANVSVEVIREAIRVRKQEIIAQQQQQKQQAQIVQAQILAAQQATSTSTSTTTTTSTTPRPRRYPTRSGHKVMNAPKEYYPVGYDKNFDDNFTSKVDLPYTTFNCGEQKHFPGLYGDEDLGCMVFHVCALTDDGLIMKSFLCPESTLFDQTILKCNWWFYVDCKNSKTLYDSNLPVSKSYQLMKALSFFSANYKNPTSVESVDLEALKNSVIGSGSSSTTTAASPIAAAASGRSSVRATTARGPSSSSSSSGSAAKVEIHGKSSSSVQSTVTNN